In Denticeps clupeoides chromosome 1, fDenClu1.1, whole genome shotgun sequence, a single window of DNA contains:
- the gmfb gene encoding glia maturation factor beta has translation MSESLVVCDVDEDLVKKLRAFRFRKETNNAAIIMKIDKDRQLVILDEEHEDISPDDLKDELPERQPRFVVYSYKYQHDDGRVSYPLCFIFSSPVGCKPEQQMMYAGSKNKLVQTVELTKVFEIRNTEDLTEEWLREKLGFFR, from the exons ATG AGTGAATCACTGGTTGTTTGTGACGTTGACGAGGACCTCGTCAAAAAGCTCCGTGCATTCCGTTTCCGGAAGGAGACCAACAATGCTGCCATTATCA tGAAGATTGACAAGGACCGACAGCTCGTAATTCTTGATGAGGAACATGAG GACATTTCTCCTGATGACCTTAAGGATGAGCTTCCCGAAAGGCAACCAAG ATTTGTGGTCTACAGCTACAAGTATCAGCATGACGACGGACGAGTGTCCTACCCACTCTGCTTCATTTTCTCGAGCCCTGTTG GTTGCAAACCAGAGCAGCAGATGATGTATGCCGGAAGTAAAAACAAGTTGGTGCAAACAGTAGAACTAACCAAG GTGTTCGAGATCAGGAACACAGAGGACCTGACTGAAGAATGGCTGAGGGAGAAGCTGGGTTTTTTCCGTTAG